The region TTGAGCGCGGGTGACATCTCCGACCCCCGCATTCCGGGCTACACGCGCGATGCCTCCGCCGTTCAATGGGACGGTCGGCGGGCGCTCGACGCCGGCACGCCTGGATGGTTCACGTGGAACGTCCGGGGAGGCGTCACCATCGGGGGCGTCACGGCATCCGTCGGCGTCGAGAACATCCTGAACCGGCGCTACCGCGTCCACGGGTCGGGCGTCGATGCGCCCGGACGCGATGTGATCGTGAGCATCGAGAACCGGTTCTAACCAGTTGGCTCGCGGTACCTGTCACCGCACGCAGCCCGTTTGTCGCCCTATGCACAAGCGGGCTACCTTTGTGCTCTCCGCGCGGCTATGATTGGAACTGAGGGGCCCGGAGCGCCCCGCAGGGAGGTAGCCCCCGTCCGCCGGGGATGGCACCCGTTCACCTACCGAAAAGGGGCTGCCGCGTATGGTACCGAACGACGCGTCCTCGCCCGCAGGCGCACTCACCGAGATCCGATGGCACGCCCGCGGCGGTCAGGGCGCGAAGACCGCAGCGACCTTCCTCGCCGAATCCGCCGTCGATGCCGGCTTCTACGCTCAGGGGTTCCCGGAATACGGTCCCGAACGCATGGGAGCCCCGGTCCGCGCCTACAACCGCATCTCCGGCAAGCCGATCCGAGTCAACGCCCCCGTCACTTCGCCGGGAATCGTCGTGTTGATGGACGAGACCCTACTGGAGTCTGCCGGGATTGACGAGGGCACTTCACAGGACACGGTTTTCTTGGTCAACACGGCGGCGGAACCCGACGACAAGCTGCGGCATCGGCTCGCCGAATACGCCGGACCCGACGCGCCGTTGTGGATTCTCGACGCCAACCGCCTCGCAACCGAAACGATCGGTCGCCCCATCCCCAATACGCCGATGGTCGGGGCGATGCTGCGCGCGACCGGCATCCTGCCCGTGGACACGGTCATCGAGGCGGTGCGTCACAAGCTCAG is a window of Candidatus Poribacteria bacterium DNA encoding:
- a CDS encoding pyruvate synthase, translated to MVPNDASSPAGALTEIRWHARGGQGAKTAATFLAESAVDAGFYAQGFPEYGPERMGAPVRAYNRISGKPIRVNAPVTSPGIVVLMDETLLESAGIDEGTSQDTVFLVNTAAEPDDKLRHRLAEYAGPDAPLWILDANRLATETIGRPIPNTPMVGAMLRATGILPVDTVIEAVRHKLSKKFSAKIVDGNIEAVRRAYEEAQRI